From a single bacterium genomic region:
- a CDS encoding CPBP family intramembrane metalloprotease has product MSNTKSKITLIALTILIVSVPSMIACGFIPFAYRFWLFSFIAVFLVLICFTQGIGIKKLGLRFDNLRQSLIWNTIALLLVLAFIFAIFAENIFQRQEKEFFNHFYLIYVLLIVPVQEFIFRGFVFAELDKAGIKGQAAQIIISAILFSYVHIIYRNPIFLVATFLLGIIWGITYNRHPNIIGTMASHAIIGIISFYLGIV; this is encoded by the coding sequence TTGTCGAATACTAAAAGTAAAATAACTCTAATTGCGCTTACAATCCTGATTGTTTCAGTTCCATCTATGATTGCATGCGGGTTCATCCCGTTTGCTTATAGGTTCTGGCTATTTTCGTTTATTGCGGTGTTTTTGGTGCTCATATGCTTTACTCAAGGGATAGGAATAAAAAAGCTTGGTCTTCGTTTTGATAATCTAAGGCAATCCTTAATATGGAATACTATTGCTTTACTTCTTGTGCTAGCTTTTATTTTTGCAATATTTGCAGAAAATATTTTTCAACGGCAGGAAAAGGAGTTTTTTAACCATTTCTATTTGATATATGTATTGCTGATTGTTCCCGTGCAGGAATTCATTTTTCGAGGATTCGTTTTTGCTGAGTTGGATAAAGCCGGCATTAAAGGGCAGGCCGCACAGATTATAATTTCAGCAATTTTGTTCTCCTATGTTCATATAATTTACCGGAATCCCATTTTTTTAGTGGCCACTTTTCTTCTCGGTATAATATGGGGAATAACCTATAACCGACACCCGAATATAATTGGAACTATGGCGTCTCATGCGATTATTGGTATAATATCTTTTTATCTTGGGATTGTTTAA
- a CDS encoding RNA-binding S4 domain-containing protein, translated as MIVFEIDGEFIELFKLLKAEGLCENGAQAKAAVSSGEVLVGGQVETRKRHKLRPGVIVEYAGETIKISKKIE; from the coding sequence ATGATAGTATTCGAAATTGACGGCGAATTTATTGAGTTATTCAAACTGCTCAAGGCCGAAGGCCTTTGCGAGAATGGTGCCCAGGCGAAAGCGGCGGTCAGTTCTGGTGAAGTTCTGGTTGGGGGCCAGGTCGAAACCCGTAAAAGACATAAGCTTCGTCCCGGGGTAATCGTCGAATATGCGGGGGAAACGATAAAAATTTCAAAAAAAATCGAATAA
- the traF gene encoding conjugal transfer protein TraF, whose translation MRINRYLIVAIVLAMMVSPLIAQVDQLGARPLGAGGAYTAMSADANSSVWNPASMESFRNLAFTASFARLYLGVENDGLNEGFASLVNHLGLYGQYGSYGISFAQYFSDVYSQMQVTLGYGKRLYGTVDGNQFSVGANLKLLRSGFNDANFYNFDPTDEVFSSSYNSMSYSADAGLFFRPANWISVGAVVQDLLQPDVSISGSGEDADKLPMKVRGGLAFHYKGFHPTVDIEYAMREINGESDMKIHAGIEKWFGKTFAVRAGLNRDEAALGLSYMHFGERLGWGIDYAVLYPALNEMASDFLTTHRVAVNLTLDPPPEPIRDLELSGEVVEITPKRGLIGGEVEIRTIIENRGEIDENGVRVAVYYQNQLDEWNLAVPVEKYDFGVAERVALSWKWTPPAKGHYTIFVNIDDKGDRIPDIRGRVPEDDESNNTGMGEFDVFLTPEGNIKPRDEQLKVSKLTLYQEEEPLIPVVFYGKESADVAQRYDGMLATVAERLKTNPDVLIYLRGYYDELSEPGDNKESLAISRARGVETKLKAMGAPAAQVKVIDSGYFMGKSRAGNLSSQWIAQDKKLMSAENRRVELSAWFPQGVDFLAEVSLNGSSLGTDGITALGGQMTAIQNILNRNPEAIILVESFYNSEDEASADQGFKKAMEIGRYIRGQLGEDLGERIKIHTSFEPEAEVEKILVFPNSEGVIWRPKVGDRVFTDYQVEGTEENLVEIDAAVDAGVDSFGVVIVNEKGDVIRTLAYGKGEIPSGLAWDWRDNSGELLDFDNKYFAKLDIRDNMGETFLTYSDTMEIQVTHQAKRIESLVIVLFRFDEDVPESKFLETRVEYVARRFIERADKKNTSVMALVTGHADSIGPEYDNIALSKKRSERELNTLKNYMMYQLDFDTKDQLDKWLSDRHVTLEAKGFGESKPYEILRWTGETVERVLLGDNAYPEGRTVNRRVLLEVESRRITE comes from the coding sequence ATGAGAATTAATAGGTATCTTATTGTAGCGATAGTTTTAGCAATGATGGTTTCTCCGCTCATTGCGCAAGTCGATCAGCTTGGCGCACGTCCATTGGGCGCGGGCGGTGCATATACAGCTATGTCGGCCGATGCTAACTCTTCAGTCTGGAACCCGGCCTCGATGGAGTCTTTCCGCAATCTTGCTTTTACTGCGAGTTTTGCGAGGCTCTATTTAGGTGTCGAAAATGATGGTCTGAACGAGGGCTTTGCTAGCTTGGTCAATCATCTCGGTTTATATGGTCAGTATGGTAGTTACGGCATTTCATTTGCCCAATACTTCTCTGATGTCTATAGCCAGATGCAGGTGACTTTGGGTTACGGCAAAAGGCTTTATGGCACTGTTGACGGAAATCAATTTTCTGTCGGAGCCAATTTAAAGCTGCTTCGCAGCGGTTTTAATGATGCTAATTTTTATAATTTCGATCCAACCGATGAGGTGTTCAGTTCGAGCTACAACAGCATGTCATATTCGGCAGATGCCGGTTTGTTTTTCCGTCCGGCTAATTGGATAAGTGTTGGCGCGGTCGTTCAAGACCTTCTTCAGCCGGATGTTTCGATTTCCGGTTCAGGAGAGGATGCCGACAAGCTTCCTATGAAGGTTCGTGGTGGGCTGGCCTTTCATTATAAAGGCTTCCATCCGACCGTCGATATCGAGTATGCGATGCGAGAAATAAATGGCGAATCGGACATGAAAATCCATGCTGGTATCGAGAAATGGTTCGGTAAGACCTTCGCCGTTCGCGCCGGCCTTAATCGAGATGAAGCGGCTCTCGGGCTTTCCTATATGCATTTTGGCGAGCGCCTTGGATGGGGAATCGATTATGCAGTTCTCTATCCCGCACTTAACGAGATGGCCTCGGATTTCTTAACCACACATCGAGTTGCGGTTAATCTAACACTGGACCCTCCACCAGAACCGATACGCGACCTCGAGTTGTCCGGTGAAGTTGTGGAGATTACGCCCAAGAGAGGCCTTATTGGCGGCGAGGTTGAGATTCGCACTATTATAGAAAACCGTGGCGAGATCGATGAAAATGGAGTTCGGGTAGCTGTTTATTACCAGAATCAACTGGACGAATGGAACCTCGCTGTCCCGGTCGAAAAATACGACTTCGGCGTGGCCGAAAGGGTTGCTCTTTCCTGGAAATGGACGCCTCCCGCCAAAGGACATTACACGATCTTCGTTAATATCGATGATAAGGGTGATAGGATCCCGGATATTCGCGGAAGGGTTCCTGAAGATGATGAAAGCAACAACACAGGCATGGGCGAATTCGATGTGTTCCTCACTCCTGAGGGCAACATCAAACCGCGCGATGAGCAGCTCAAGGTTAGTAAGCTTACGCTTTATCAAGAGGAAGAGCCACTTATTCCTGTGGTTTTCTATGGGAAGGAATCTGCGGATGTTGCTCAGCGCTATGATGGCATGCTTGCGACCGTGGCCGAACGACTCAAGACGAATCCCGATGTTTTAATTTATCTTCGCGGTTATTATGATGAGCTTTCCGAGCCTGGAGATAATAAAGAAAGCTTGGCAATTTCGAGAGCTCGTGGGGTTGAAACAAAGCTTAAGGCTATGGGTGCACCTGCGGCTCAGGTTAAAGTGATCGATAGCGGTTATTTCATGGGAAAATCTCGTGCCGGCAATCTTAGCAGCCAATGGATTGCACAGGATAAGAAACTCATGTCTGCGGAAAACCGCAGAGTGGAGCTTTCTGCATGGTTCCCGCAGGGCGTCGATTTCTTGGCCGAAGTTTCCTTAAACGGAAGCAGCCTCGGCACCGATGGCATCACTGCGCTCGGTGGGCAGATGACTGCGATTCAAAATATCCTGAACCGCAATCCAGAGGCCATTATTCTTGTCGAGAGCTTCTATAATTCAGAGGATGAAGCCTCTGCCGACCAAGGCTTTAAAAAAGCTATGGAGATTGGCAGGTATATCCGCGGGCAACTCGGAGAAGACCTCGGAGAACGCATTAAGATACATACTTCCTTTGAACCTGAAGCCGAAGTTGAAAAAATCCTCGTTTTCCCGAATTCAGAGGGTGTAATCTGGCGTCCGAAGGTCGGGGACAGAGTGTTCACCGATTATCAGGTAGAAGGCACAGAGGAAAACCTTGTTGAGATAGATGCCGCAGTGGATGCTGGCGTGGATAGCTTCGGTGTGGTTATCGTTAACGAAAAAGGCGATGTAATCCGCACGCTTGCCTATGGCAAGGGGGAAATTCCATCTGGTCTTGCATGGGATTGGCGCGATAACTCCGGCGAGCTTCTGGATTTCGACAATAAATATTTTGCAAAGCTCGACATTCGCGATAATATGGGAGAGACTTTCCTCACATATTCCGACACAATGGAGATTCAAGTGACACACCAGGCTAAACGCATCGAGAGCCTTGTTATTGTTCTCTTCCGTTTCGATGAGGATGTCCCCGAATCCAAGTTCCTCGAAACCCGTGTTGAATATGTTGCACGTCGATTTATCGAGAGAGCGGATAAAAAGAACACCAGCGTTATGGCGCTAGTTACTGGCCATGCAGACTCTATTGGCCCTGAGTATGATAATATTGCACTTTCCAAGAAGCGGTCTGAGAGAGAGTTGAACACTCTGAAGAATTACATGATGTATCAACTCGATTTCGATACCAAAGACCAACTCGATAAATGGCTTTCGGACAGGCATGTTACGCTCGAGGCTAAAGGCTTTGGCGAATCAAAGCCCTATGAGATACTTCGCTGGACAGGTGAGACGGTCGAACGTGTTCTTCTTGGGGATAATGCTTATCCCGAGGGTAGAACAGTTAACCGCAGGGTTCTTTTGGAAGTGGAAAGCAGAAGAATCACCGAATAG